The region ACAACTCAATCCGTACCGGGCTCTTCTCTGACAACGAGTAGGATATGTGCAAAGGCATACGGGATGGATTGGGTATTGTCCGCTCCAGGCCGGTCTTTAAGCCACAAGGTAGATTAGACTCCTGCTCTTCGGCAATGCCCACCGCCAAATCAGCCTGCCAGAACCCAATCAGCGCAAGCAGATTGGTACCGGTAAGTCTGCCAATCGCAGTTTGACCCGCAGTGACCGATGAGCGAAAGTTGC is a window of candidate division WOR-3 bacterium DNA encoding:
- a CDS encoding T9SS type A sorting domain-containing protein, which encodes NFRSSVTAGQTAIGRLTGTNLLALIGFWQADLAVGIAEEQESNLPCGLKTGLERTIPNPSRMPLHISYSLSEKSPVRIELFDLSGRLVSTLVNSFQNPGRYSLVFNGRDARGRRLSTGVYFLRFTAGQYQEKRKLIVH